The following coding sequences are from one Triticum aestivum cultivar Chinese Spring chromosome 5A, IWGSC CS RefSeq v2.1, whole genome shotgun sequence window:
- the LOC123106891 gene encoding WUSCHEL-related homeobox 3 → MPQTPSTRWCPTPEQLMILEEMYRSGVRTPNAAEIQQITAHLAYYGRIEGKNVFYWFQNHKARERQRLRRRLCARHQQPSSPAAPPPPPPHTGAAGGGGNAAGAGAGVNAIHPAVMQLHHHHHTYATSCFMAPQGYLQQETAAGGALPVSGLEFAGKTSQQQEWMTQQQMVMENSNFNNSVAAAGGSSAAAGGGMNNMTPPPWPCCRPLRTLELFPTKSTGGGLRDECSSSKSSSCSTSTN, encoded by the exons ATGCCGCAGACGCCATCGACCCGTTGGTGCCCGACGCCTGAGCAGCTGATGATCCTGGAGGAGATGTACCGGAGCGGCGTGCGCACACCTAACGCGGCGGAGATCCAGCAGATCACGGCGCACCTCGCCTACTACGGCCGCATCGAGGGAAAGAACGTCTTCTACTGGTTCCAGAACCACAAGGCCCGCGAGCGCCAGCGTCTCCGTCGCCGCCTCTGCGCCCGCCACCAGCAACCCTCCtcgccggcggctcctcctcctcctcctcctcatactGGTGCTGCCGGCGGCGGAGGCAATGCTGCTGGTGCTGGTGCGGGCGTGAACGCGATTCACCCCGCGGTGATGCAGCTGCACCATCACCACCACACATACGCAACCAGCTGCTTCATGGCGCCTCAG GGCTACTTGCAGCAGGaaacagcagcaggaggagctcTTCCAGTTTCGGGGTTGGAGTTTGCAGGCAAGACAAGCCAGCAGCAGGAATGGATGACACAGCAGCAGATGGTGATGGAGAACAGCAACTTTAACAACAGTGTAGCAGCAGCTGGAGGCAGCTCCGCAGCGGCCGGCGGTGGTATGAATAATATGACCCCGCCGCCATGGCCATGCTGCCGGCCGCTCAGAACCCTAGAGCTCTTCCCTACAAAGAGCACCGGTGGCGGCCTCAGGGACGAGTGCAGCAGCTCCAAGTCCTCCTCTTGCTCCACCTCCACAAACTAG